A genomic region of Enterococcus sp. 12C11_DIV0727 contains the following coding sequences:
- a CDS encoding ABC transporter permease/substrate-binding protein, whose amino-acid sequence MGKLIETFIARKEDFIQAVVEHIQLSLLSLLIAILIAIPLAILLTNYKKVAEFVLQITGIFQTIPSLALLGLLIPVIGIGSPPAIVALVIYALFPILQNTYTGLTEIDPSLEEAAEAFGMNKREKLIKFELQLALPYIISGIRTATVMIIGTATLAALIGAGGLGTFILLGIDRNNVYLILIGAISSAVLAVLFNFGIHLLEKATVKRIVAAFMVLLALLVGSFVYTHQEAEQKEITVAGKLGAEPDILINMYKELIEANSDIHVNLKSNFGKTSFLFNALKSGEIDIYPEFTGTVLETFLKDNKNTSNDPREVYEYARDQIKTQENMDYLEPMRYQNTYAVAVKRSFAEENGLKTIEDLKKVESQLKAGFTLEFIDREDGYKGLQKLYNLNLDVKSMEPSLRYQAINNGDVNVVDAYSTDSELKQYDLVILKDNKQLFPPYQGAPLLKAETLEKYPELKELLQPLVGKITEEEMSEMNYQVNVEQKDPATVAQDYLVKHGMLGK is encoded by the coding sequence ATGGGAAAACTGATCGAAACATTCATCGCCCGTAAAGAAGACTTTATTCAAGCGGTCGTCGAACATATCCAACTATCGTTATTGTCATTATTGATTGCGATTCTTATCGCAATTCCGTTAGCAATTCTACTAACGAATTACAAAAAAGTCGCTGAATTTGTTCTGCAAATTACGGGGATTTTCCAAACGATTCCGTCACTCGCTTTATTAGGATTATTGATTCCAGTTATTGGGATTGGCAGTCCACCAGCTATTGTGGCGTTAGTGATTTACGCTCTGTTTCCAATTTTACAAAATACCTATACAGGTTTGACTGAAATTGATCCTTCGTTGGAGGAAGCAGCCGAAGCTTTTGGTATGAATAAGAGGGAGAAACTAATCAAGTTTGAGTTGCAGTTAGCGTTGCCGTACATCATTTCAGGTATTCGTACAGCAACCGTGATGATCATTGGGACGGCAACGTTAGCTGCTTTGATTGGTGCAGGAGGTCTTGGAACATTCATTTTACTCGGGATCGACCGAAACAATGTGTACCTGATCTTGATTGGGGCAATTTCCTCCGCTGTTTTAGCGGTCTTGTTTAACTTTGGAATCCATTTATTGGAGAAAGCCACAGTGAAACGAATTGTAGCTGCATTTATGGTGTTACTTGCTTTATTAGTGGGTTCATTTGTCTATACCCATCAAGAAGCAGAACAAAAAGAAATCACTGTTGCAGGAAAATTAGGTGCAGAACCAGATATCCTGATCAACATGTATAAAGAATTAATTGAAGCAAATAGCGATATCCACGTAAACTTAAAATCAAACTTTGGGAAAACCAGTTTCTTATTTAACGCACTAAAATCTGGTGAAATCGATATCTACCCTGAATTTACAGGAACTGTACTTGAAACATTTTTGAAGGACAACAAAAACACATCGAATGATCCGAGAGAAGTGTATGAATACGCACGAGATCAAATCAAGACACAAGAAAATATGGATTACCTCGAACCAATGCGTTATCAAAATACCTATGCGGTGGCAGTCAAACGATCATTTGCAGAAGAAAATGGGCTGAAAACAATTGAAGACTTGAAAAAAGTCGAAAGTCAGTTAAAAGCTGGTTTTACACTAGAATTTATCGATCGTGAAGATGGGTATAAAGGATTGCAAAAATTGTATAACTTGAATTTAGATGTGAAGTCGATGGAACCGTCATTACGCTACCAAGCAATCAATAATGGGGATGTGAATGTGGTAGACGCCTATTCGACTGATAGTGAATTGAAGCAATATGATTTGGTGATTTTAAAAGATAATAAACAACTATTTCCACCGTATCAAGGTGCGCCATTGTTGAAAGCTGAAACACTTGAGAAATACCCGGAATTAAAAGAATTATTGCAGCCTTTGGTTGGTAAGATCACGGAAGAAGAAATGAGTGAGATGAATTACCAAGTGAATGTGGAACAAAAAGATCCAGCGACTGTTGCGCAGGATTATTTGGTGAAGCATGGGATGTTGGGAAAATAG
- the argR gene encoding arginine repressor yields the protein MKKADRQRLIKQLITENEIETQDDLIALLEQSGVKATQATVSRDVREMSIVKTHGSDGRVKYALFSQQQASSSEEKLKASVKDSVIRMERVQFMVIVHTDMGAADVVTNFLDEVSYEEIAGTVAGVDTIIIIARSEDDAIAIVERFEAMID from the coding sequence ATGAAAAAAGCAGACCGACAACGGTTGATCAAGCAACTGATCACAGAAAATGAAATAGAAACCCAAGACGACCTGATTGCACTTCTTGAACAATCTGGTGTCAAAGCAACCCAAGCAACTGTTTCAAGAGATGTGCGTGAAATGAGTATCGTTAAAACGCACGGCTCAGATGGTCGAGTGAAGTATGCTCTATTCTCTCAACAACAAGCATCTAGCAGTGAGGAAAAACTAAAAGCATCTGTGAAGGATTCAGTGATTCGCATGGAGCGGGTTCAATTTATGGTCATTGTCCATACAGATATGGGCGCAGCAGATGTCGTCACTAATTTTTTAGATGAAGTCAGTTATGAAGAAATTGCAGGAACGGTCGCAGGTGTTGATACAATCATTATTATTGCTCGTTCGGAAGATGACGCAATCGCCATCGTTGAACGTTTTGAAGCAATGATCGATTAA
- a CDS encoding phosphomannomutase/phosphoglucomutase — protein MDLKTLQNGSDIRGIAVEHEEKTANLTPAQVGKIAVGMVHWLRDEKNLAEKHQSGKLKIGIGHDSRISADSLRLALIDSFVEQNVEVLDFGLATTPAMFMATQFPQYDCDAAIMITASHLPYYFNGLKLFTKSGGAEKADIAYILEHADGPALTEKGSVTKYSVLEEYSADLTDKIRKGMKTTEEKPLSGFHIIVDAGNGAGGFFAEKVLAKLGADITGSQFLEPDGMFPNHIPNPDNKKAMASIQQAVLKNKADLGVIFDTDVDRSAVVDASGEVINRNNLIAVLATIVLAENPGSSIVTNSPTSSHLKEFIESKGGKQVRYISGYRNVINKMIELNDEGIDTQLAIETSGHAAFKENYYLDDGAYVIAKILMLLPTLKKEGLTLGDLISSLKQPAETQELRFEILAGNVRDYGEQVIRNLSGFAGSQRGMKVDPENHEGIRVNVYDEYGSGWFLLRMSLHEPLLVLQVENDQAGMNQKVLEELASFFEGYKQLDLTKLTEALGK, from the coding sequence ATGGATTTGAAAACGTTACAAAACGGGTCGGATATAAGAGGAATAGCAGTCGAGCATGAGGAAAAAACAGCGAACTTAACACCAGCGCAAGTCGGGAAAATTGCAGTTGGAATGGTTCATTGGCTCCGTGATGAAAAAAATTTAGCTGAAAAACATCAATCGGGAAAATTGAAAATCGGTATCGGTCATGATAGCCGAATTTCAGCAGATAGTTTGAGACTAGCTTTGATCGATAGCTTTGTTGAGCAAAATGTCGAAGTCTTAGACTTTGGTTTAGCGACAACACCAGCTATGTTTATGGCTACGCAATTTCCACAATATGATTGTGATGCCGCAATTATGATCACAGCTAGTCATTTGCCGTATTATTTTAATGGATTGAAGCTGTTCACTAAATCTGGTGGTGCAGAAAAAGCGGATATTGCCTATATCTTAGAACACGCTGACGGACCGGCACTTACAGAAAAAGGCTCAGTAACAAAATACTCGGTTTTAGAGGAGTACTCTGCTGATTTAACCGACAAAATTCGTAAAGGCATGAAAACGACAGAAGAAAAACCTTTATCTGGTTTTCATATCATAGTCGATGCTGGTAATGGCGCGGGTGGTTTCTTTGCGGAAAAAGTCTTAGCAAAACTTGGCGCAGACATTACAGGTTCGCAATTTTTAGAACCTGACGGTATGTTCCCTAATCATATTCCTAATCCTGATAATAAAAAAGCAATGGCAAGCATCCAACAAGCTGTTTTGAAAAACAAGGCTGATTTAGGAGTGATTTTTGATACGGACGTGGACCGCTCAGCAGTGGTAGATGCATCAGGCGAAGTCATCAACCGAAATAATTTGATAGCTGTCTTAGCAACGATTGTCTTGGCTGAAAATCCTGGCAGCAGTATTGTGACAAACTCACCAACTTCAAGCCATCTGAAAGAGTTTATAGAATCAAAAGGTGGCAAACAAGTGCGCTATATCTCTGGTTACCGCAATGTGATCAACAAAATGATTGAACTTAATGATGAGGGAATCGATACCCAATTAGCAATTGAAACAAGTGGACACGCAGCCTTTAAAGAAAACTATTATTTAGATGATGGCGCATATGTTATTGCTAAAATTCTGATGCTGTTACCTACATTAAAAAAAGAAGGCTTAACACTCGGTGATTTGATCAGTTCATTAAAACAACCAGCAGAAACTCAAGAATTACGTTTTGAAATTCTAGCAGGAAATGTCCGTGATTATGGTGAACAAGTAATTCGAAATTTGAGTGGTTTTGCCGGGAGTCAACGAGGCATGAAAGTCGATCCTGAAAACCATGAAGGCATTCGAGTGAATGTTTATGATGAGTATGGCAGTGGCTGGTTCTTACTAAGGATGAGTTTACATGAACCATTGTTAGTTTTGCAAGTTGAAAATGATCAAGCTGGAATGAATCAAAAAGTTTTAGAAGAATTGGCTAGTTTCTTTGAAGGATATAAGCAGTTGGACTTAACGAAACTCACTGAAGCATTGGGGAAATAG
- a CDS encoding RluA family pseudouridine synthase, translating into MELSIQLPKDFNEQTVRELLEQEWLVPRKVRHFLRTRKNVSINGEPALFHFPVKSGDVVTLQFEPEDYPIPAILLGNIAKVNVLFEDEHLIILNKPIGMKTHPNQPNENDTLLNHLAAYLAPKNQVPYVVHRLDKETSGAILFAKNPFVLPILGRLLESKQIYRRYQAVILGQLNESMTIRKKIGRDRHDRRKRVIDERRGDVAVTHVEIESYDLKTNHTTIYCVLETGRTHQIRVHLASIGHPIIGDPLYHPKPNGRLMLHAYELHLTHPFTGETIMAVAEPSLW; encoded by the coding sequence ATGGAATTATCCATCCAGTTACCAAAGGATTTTAACGAACAAACAGTCAGAGAATTACTGGAACAAGAATGGTTAGTTCCTCGTAAAGTACGCCATTTTTTGAGAACTAGAAAAAATGTTTCGATCAATGGAGAGCCCGCTTTATTTCATTTCCCTGTGAAAAGTGGCGATGTTGTTACGTTACAGTTCGAGCCAGAAGATTATCCAATACCTGCGATTCTTTTGGGAAACATCGCTAAAGTGAATGTGCTTTTTGAAGATGAGCATTTAATCATTTTAAATAAACCGATCGGCATGAAAACTCACCCGAATCAACCAAATGAAAACGATACACTCCTTAATCATTTAGCTGCCTACTTAGCACCTAAAAACCAAGTCCCATATGTGGTTCATCGGTTAGATAAAGAAACAAGCGGTGCGATTCTATTTGCTAAAAATCCTTTCGTTTTGCCTATTTTAGGCCGATTATTGGAAAGTAAGCAAATCTATCGTCGCTATCAAGCGGTGATTTTAGGGCAGCTAAACGAGTCTATGACCATTCGAAAAAAAATTGGCCGTGATCGTCATGATCGACGAAAACGAGTGATTGATGAACGGCGTGGTGATGTGGCTGTTACTCATGTTGAGATTGAATCTTATGATCTAAAGACAAACCATACCACTATTTATTGTGTTTTAGAAACGGGACGAACACATCAAATCCGTGTACATCTAGCAAGTATTGGGCATCCAATCATTGGTGATCCTTTGTATCATCCCAAACCTAATGGGCGCTTGATGCTTCATGCTTATGAACTGCACCTGACACATCCATTTACTGGAGAAACGATTATGGCAGTTGCTGAGCCCAGTTTGTGGTAA
- a CDS encoding endo-beta-N-acetylglucosaminidase family protein: MSKKRAFLLIPLFFLLSFSLFSNPSEAAQAKTNTNPIMMAYYRTWRDVTMPHDANSTLPDQNVTAMTDIPEGVDIVSVFHYVNPGTDQQKFWDTLKDTYVPTLHARGTRVIRTIDIREIWNVPHAGATPTTAEYEAYAQQLIDTYLTPWNLDGLDVDMESSLTTKQEEMAVGTFKALSKKLGPNSNTGKLLIYDTNKDNHSLFKKTASYFDYLFVQAYGRSASSLDSTWSTYKTSITPQQFLPGISFPEEQDHNRWNDTVEPYETSRAYAYAKWNPKDGQKGGMFVYAIDRDGKQFGDDTITKTDFNWTKRLINTMSGN, from the coding sequence ATGTCTAAAAAAAGAGCATTTTTACTTATTCCGCTTTTCTTTTTACTAAGTTTTAGTCTATTTTCTAATCCGTCGGAGGCAGCACAAGCAAAGACCAACACAAACCCAATCATGATGGCTTACTATCGCACATGGCGAGATGTGACCATGCCTCACGATGCAAATTCAACTTTACCTGATCAAAACGTGACTGCTATGACCGATATTCCAGAAGGTGTAGATATTGTCTCTGTTTTCCATTATGTCAATCCTGGTACAGATCAACAGAAATTTTGGGATACATTGAAAGACACTTACGTCCCTACCTTGCACGCTAGAGGAACACGCGTTATCCGGACGATCGATATTCGAGAAATTTGGAATGTTCCTCATGCGGGGGCTACACCAACAACAGCTGAATATGAAGCCTATGCTCAACAGCTGATCGATACTTATCTTACACCTTGGAATTTAGATGGACTGGATGTTGATATGGAGTCTAGTTTAACCACCAAACAAGAAGAAATGGCAGTTGGTACATTCAAAGCCTTATCTAAAAAATTAGGTCCAAATTCTAATACTGGTAAGCTATTGATTTACGATACAAATAAAGATAACCACTCTTTGTTTAAAAAAACAGCTTCTTATTTTGATTATCTATTCGTACAAGCCTATGGTCGCTCAGCTAGTTCTTTAGATAGCACTTGGAGTACGTACAAAACATCGATCACACCACAACAGTTTCTTCCTGGTATCTCATTCCCAGAAGAACAAGATCACAACCGTTGGAATGATACCGTAGAACCATATGAAACAAGCCGAGCTTACGCTTATGCAAAATGGAATCCAAAAGATGGACAAAAAGGCGGCATGTTTGTTTATGCCATTGATCGCGATGGCAAACAATTTGGTGATGATACCATTACAAAAACCGATTTTAACTGGACGAAACGTTTGATCAATACAATGAGTGGTAACTAG
- a CDS encoding PBP1A family penicillin-binding protein → MDFKTIMGKIKTGFQRFWAWIKPYLVRFHHFRKRIWKKYQINKIILLLGMVVVLVTSIYLFTLAKSANVGALKKGLEESTVIYDKKGDEAGKLFGQKGTFVTIDQISPYVKDALISTEDRNFETHHGYDIKGLLRAVVGKLSFGMIGGGGGGSTITQQLAKNAYLTQEQTMTRKARELFLAIEIEKKYDKQQILEMYLNNSYFGNGVWGIEDASHKYFAVSASELSVGQAATLVGMLKGPGIYNPIDYVENAVNRRNTVLQLMVDNGKLSQGEADAQAGVDMGSMLADNYSDQNSDYRYPYYFDAVIDEAVNKYGLKEEDLLNKGYKIYTALDQDYQKAMQQTYDNDALFPPNAEDGAMVQSGSVVLDPKTGGVQGVVGGRGEHVYRGFNFATQTKRSPGSSLKPISVYTPALESGMKPNSILEDKPQDYYPAENYSRTNSGEVTMYQALGESLNLPAVWTLHKIGLDKGFEKTEKFGIPLAKEDKYYGLALGGLKTGVSPLTMASAYSAFANGGVQSEAHLITKIVDSTGAVIEDNTNAKTKQIITKDTADQMTSMLLGVFSSGTGINADPAGYVMAGKTGTTETNFDTDKTNDQWVVGYTPDVVVATWLGFEQTSESHYLQGSSATHASTVFSSQTQGILPFTAQTPFTVADAYATGGIVQPAGEVTTPGNSDAWKDSVKDIGGQVKEGAKDIGGKLKEGWDNAKNGLKDFWGGLTGE, encoded by the coding sequence ATGGACTTTAAAACAATTATGGGAAAAATAAAAACCGGTTTTCAGCGCTTTTGGGCGTGGATCAAGCCATATCTTGTTCGTTTTCATCATTTTCGGAAGCGAATTTGGAAAAAATATCAAATCAATAAAATCATTTTACTATTAGGAATGGTTGTTGTTTTAGTGACTAGTATCTATCTATTTACTTTAGCTAAATCAGCGAATGTTGGGGCCTTGAAAAAAGGGTTGGAAGAATCAACTGTTATCTACGATAAAAAAGGCGACGAAGCCGGAAAATTGTTTGGACAAAAAGGAACCTTTGTGACGATTGATCAGATTTCTCCTTATGTCAAAGATGCCTTGATATCAACTGAGGATCGAAATTTTGAGACCCATCACGGGTATGATATCAAAGGACTTTTGCGTGCGGTTGTTGGAAAGTTGAGTTTTGGGATGATTGGTGGAGGTGGAGGTGGTAGTACGATCACGCAACAGCTAGCTAAAAATGCCTACCTCACCCAAGAACAGACCATGACGCGTAAAGCAAGAGAGCTGTTCTTAGCAATTGAAATCGAGAAAAAATATGATAAACAACAAATCTTAGAAATGTATCTTAATAATTCTTATTTTGGGAATGGGGTTTGGGGAATCGAAGATGCTTCCCATAAATACTTTGCTGTGAGTGCGAGTGAACTGTCAGTCGGTCAAGCGGCAACCTTAGTTGGAATGTTAAAAGGACCAGGTATTTATAACCCAATCGATTATGTTGAAAATGCAGTTAATCGTCGTAATACGGTTTTACAGTTAATGGTAGATAATGGGAAATTATCACAAGGCGAAGCGGATGCTCAAGCAGGTGTTGATATGGGCAGTATGCTAGCAGATAATTATTCTGATCAAAATTCAGACTACAGATATCCGTATTACTTCGATGCGGTCATTGATGAAGCGGTGAATAAATATGGCTTAAAAGAAGAAGATCTATTGAATAAAGGCTATAAAATCTATACAGCGTTAGATCAAGATTATCAAAAAGCGATGCAGCAAACCTATGATAATGACGCCTTATTCCCACCAAATGCAGAAGATGGTGCCATGGTTCAAAGTGGTTCCGTTGTGCTTGATCCAAAAACAGGTGGTGTGCAAGGAGTTGTTGGAGGACGTGGGGAACACGTATATCGAGGCTTTAACTTTGCGACACAAACAAAACGTTCACCAGGTTCGTCTTTAAAACCTATCTCGGTTTATACACCTGCTTTGGAATCCGGCATGAAACCAAATAGTATTTTAGAAGACAAACCGCAAGATTATTATCCAGCTGAAAACTATAGCCGGACGAACAGCGGCGAAGTGACAATGTACCAAGCCTTAGGGGAAAGTTTGAATCTCCCGGCTGTTTGGACATTACACAAAATCGGGTTAGATAAAGGATTTGAAAAAACGGAGAAATTTGGCATTCCTTTAGCCAAAGAAGATAAATATTATGGGTTAGCGCTCGGTGGACTGAAAACAGGTGTGTCACCTTTGACAATGGCTAGTGCTTATAGTGCTTTTGCCAATGGCGGTGTTCAATCAGAAGCCCATTTGATCACGAAAATCGTAGACTCTACGGGAGCTGTGATCGAAGACAATACCAATGCGAAAACGAAACAAATTATTACCAAAGATACTGCAGATCAAATGACCAGCATGCTTTTAGGTGTCTTTAGCTCAGGAACTGGGATTAATGCTGATCCAGCAGGCTATGTTATGGCTGGAAAAACAGGGACAACAGAAACCAACTTTGATACGGATAAAACTAATGACCAATGGGTTGTAGGCTATACGCCAGATGTGGTAGTTGCAACGTGGTTAGGTTTTGAGCAAACCAGTGAAAGTCATTATCTACAAGGAAGTAGTGCTACACATGCCTCGACCGTATTTAGCAGTCAGACACAAGGCATTTTACCTTTTACAGCACAAACGCCATTTACGGTAGCCGATGCCTATGCAACAGGTGGAATCGTACAGCCTGCAGGAGAAGTTACAACACCTGGAAATAGCGACGCATGGAAAGACAGTGTGAAAGATATCGGTGGTCAAGTCAAAGAAGGAGCTAAAGATATTGGCGGTAAACTCAAAGAAGGCTGGGACAATGCCAAAAATGGGTTGAAAGACTTCTGGGGTGGTTTGACGGGAGAATAA
- a CDS encoding YlbF family regulator, with protein sequence MSNIYDTANQVEREIREMDEFKALEQAYADVKADEAAYKLFKEFQTFQQGLQEKQMRGEEFSEEDAEKAQALATEVQAAEVINQLMQKEQAFSLIVNDLNRIIMTPIRDLYND encoded by the coding sequence ATGAGCAATATTTATGATACAGCCAATCAAGTAGAACGCGAAATCCGTGAAATGGATGAATTTAAAGCTTTAGAACAAGCATATGCAGATGTAAAAGCGGATGAAGCAGCCTACAAATTATTTAAAGAATTCCAAACATTCCAACAAGGCTTACAAGAAAAACAAATGCGTGGTGAAGAATTTTCAGAAGAGGATGCTGAAAAAGCCCAAGCTTTAGCAACGGAAGTTCAAGCAGCAGAAGTTATCAATCAATTAATGCAAAAAGAGCAAGCTTTTAGTTTGATCGTCAATGATTTGAACCGTATTATTATGACACCTATCCGTGATTTGTATAACGATTAA
- a CDS encoding CDP-alcohol phosphatidyltransferase family protein — MIGIYDYTVILTYGNAVFSIIGMYLALTQHIVEAIFCLVFSGICDMFDGFVANTKERSKSEMCYGIQIDSLADLISFGVFPTVLGYASGLTQGIYLPLFVFYILAALIRLAHYNVTEMERKEHCDTCREYYEGLPVTSSAALIPLLFFIAGRLHIAFTLVYPAALLIIGFLFISKVKIKKVDPRKLAFGAFIGAVVAFFVR; from the coding sequence ATGATTGGTATTTATGATTACACAGTTATTCTAACGTATGGAAATGCAGTTTTTTCCATAATCGGGATGTATTTGGCGCTGACTCAACATATTGTTGAAGCGATTTTTTGTTTAGTATTTTCAGGTATTTGTGATATGTTTGATGGATTTGTTGCAAACACGAAAGAACGCTCCAAGAGTGAGATGTGTTATGGGATTCAAATCGATTCACTCGCTGATTTGATTAGTTTTGGGGTGTTTCCAACAGTTTTAGGGTATGCTTCTGGTTTAACGCAAGGAATTTATTTGCCATTATTTGTCTTTTACATTTTAGCAGCTTTAATTCGGTTGGCCCACTATAATGTGACCGAAATGGAGAGAAAAGAACATTGTGACACTTGTCGAGAATATTACGAAGGATTGCCTGTTACGAGTAGCGCAGCGTTGATTCCATTGTTATTTTTTATTGCAGGACGGTTGCACATTGCCTTTACTTTGGTCTATCCAGCAGCATTATTGATCATTGGTTTTTTATTTATTTCAAAAGTAAAAATCAAAAAAGTCGATCCTAGAAAATTAGCTTTTGGCGCTTTTATAGGAGCAGTAGTTGCTTTTTTTGTTCGCTAA
- a CDS encoding phosphatidylserine decarboxylase: MNRRFKTKRITEQDSWLLHFLYKNPLGRTLLKGIIQPPLTKVAGVYLNSPLSKGMINRFIKKNALSMQDYETMSYTSFNHFFMREIKPAARVLSQDRGAFSAPCDGKVTVYSISEKQTFKVKHSEYALSELLDSTSLAAKWQGGCAVIFRLTPDDYHHYYFIDEGTISAHQKIAGIFHTVQPIAIHSQPVFSRNAREVTVIETENFGEIAQIEVGALMVGKIKNIKTSGNCHRFEKKGWFEFGGSTVILLFQENQVTIDPEIWNNTENNLETIVKFGQMVGQKMEGSHE; the protein is encoded by the coding sequence ATGAATAGACGCTTTAAAACTAAACGGATTACTGAACAGGATAGTTGGTTATTACACTTTTTATATAAAAATCCGCTAGGACGGACTTTGTTGAAAGGAATTATCCAACCGCCGCTTACAAAGGTGGCTGGAGTCTATTTAAATAGTCCACTCTCAAAAGGAATGATCAATCGTTTCATCAAAAAAAATGCTTTGTCGATGCAAGACTATGAAACGATGAGTTATACGTCATTCAATCACTTTTTTATGCGGGAAATCAAGCCTGCTGCCCGCGTCTTATCTCAAGATAGAGGTGCTTTCAGTGCGCCTTGTGATGGAAAAGTAACTGTTTATTCAATTAGTGAAAAACAAACATTTAAAGTGAAGCATTCAGAATACGCGCTTTCGGAGTTACTTGATAGCACAAGTCTTGCCGCAAAATGGCAAGGCGGCTGTGCTGTCATTTTTCGTTTAACACCAGATGATTATCATCACTATTATTTTATTGATGAAGGAACAATTTCAGCACATCAGAAAATAGCTGGTATTTTTCATACCGTACAGCCGATAGCGATCCATAGCCAGCCAGTATTTTCTAGAAATGCAAGAGAAGTAACTGTGATTGAAACGGAAAATTTTGGTGAAATTGCTCAAATCGAAGTTGGTGCGTTAATGGTTGGGAAAATTAAAAATATAAAAACTTCCGGCAATTGTCATCGTTTTGAGAAAAAAGGCTGGTTTGAATTTGGTGGTTCGACTGTAATTCTACTATTTCAGGAAAACCAGGTGACCATCGATCCAGAAATTTGGAATAATACTGAAAATAATCTTGAAACAATTGTGAAATTTGGTCAAATGGTGGGTCAAAAAATGGAGGGAAGTCATGAATAA
- a CDS encoding metallophosphoesterase: protein MNKLAFLVIGLLFLLGNFYIGRKILFILEQFSFFKHSLILWGMIGLLALTSLLTLLLFDANVGGVIGKIGSYWLSAWFLSLVIYGLTDLILMITQKITIVQTKTKLIIWLGSTLLIVVLFCYGSWQAQQIKTMKYQVTINKSASNQAKKINAVLISDLHLGYINDVKKLEKIVTKINQSQPDIVFISGDLFDGNYQALQDVKGIEQQFKRLSSTYGTYMCWGNHDAGETFEKMKDLVAASNITLLEDEITVVGEELLVVGRKDSRPIGSQAGDRKSIQEQFKKVGNKLPKIILDHQPSNIDEYKNENELILSGHTHQGQIFPFSLVTKAYFTVDYGYYRQDENSPQVIVSSGVGTWGPPMRIGTQSEIVQIEITIK, encoded by the coding sequence ATGAATAAGTTGGCATTTTTGGTGATTGGACTATTGTTTCTTTTAGGTAATTTCTATATCGGCAGAAAAATTCTTTTTATATTAGAACAATTTTCCTTTTTCAAGCATTCGCTGATTTTGTGGGGGATGATTGGTTTATTGGCACTTACGTCATTACTGACATTATTATTGTTTGATGCCAATGTAGGCGGAGTAATCGGTAAAATCGGGAGTTACTGGTTATCGGCTTGGTTTTTGTCATTGGTTATTTACGGATTGACTGATCTGATTTTAATGATTACACAAAAAATCACCATTGTTCAAACTAAGACAAAGCTGATCATTTGGCTAGGTTCAACATTGTTGATCGTTGTTTTATTCTGCTATGGCTCATGGCAAGCTCAACAAATCAAAACAATGAAGTACCAAGTAACGATCAATAAATCAGCAAGTAATCAAGCTAAAAAAATAAACGCTGTCTTGATCAGTGATTTGCATCTAGGGTATATCAATGATGTGAAGAAATTAGAAAAAATCGTTACTAAAATTAATCAAAGCCAACCTGATATTGTGTTTATTTCCGGTGATTTATTTGACGGAAACTATCAAGCATTGCAAGATGTCAAAGGCATTGAGCAGCAGTTCAAACGGCTCTCCTCTACTTACGGAACGTATATGTGTTGGGGCAATCATGATGCAGGGGAAACCTTTGAGAAAATGAAGGACCTTGTTGCAGCATCGAACATCACATTACTTGAAGATGAAATCACGGTTGTAGGTGAAGAACTATTAGTTGTCGGGCGAAAAGACAGTAGACCGATTGGCTCACAAGCTGGTGACCGAAAAAGCATTCAAGAACAATTCAAAAAAGTAGGCAATAAGCTGCCAAAAATCATTTTGGATCACCAACCTTCAAATATTGATGAATATAAAAATGAGAACGAATTGATTCTTTCAGGACATACCCATCAAGGACAGATTTTCCCTTTTAGTTTAGTAACAAAGGCTTACTTTACGGTCGATTATGGCTATTATCGTCAAGATGAAAATAGCCCTCAAGTCATTGTTTCCTCAGGTGTTGGGACATGGGGACCACCAATGAGAATTGGGACCCAAAGTGAGATTGTCCAAATTGAAATAACTATAAAATAG